A genomic region of Gammaproteobacteria bacterium contains the following coding sequences:
- a CDS encoding TerB family tellurite resistance protein yields MLDLVRHLLGEQSTAKVEPGHELDMAIAILLIEVARADKEEHPAEMDVVRRLLSTRFNLNDEERGELMARAGREAEHMVSLQGFTRQLVDALSESQRGEIIGQLWQVALSDGSLDPEEELLVRRIADLLYVRHSEFIRQKHLAEQYLEK; encoded by the coding sequence ATGCTGGACCTGGTGAGACACTTGCTGGGGGAGCAGTCGACCGCAAAGGTCGAGCCGGGTCACGAGCTGGACATGGCGATTGCCATCCTGCTGATCGAAGTGGCCCGGGCCGACAAGGAAGAGCACCCCGCCGAAATGGACGTCGTCCGTCGCTTGCTGAGTACGCGTTTCAACCTGAATGACGAGGAGCGCGGCGAGTTGATGGCTCGCGCCGGTCGCGAAGCGGAACACATGGTTTCCCTGCAGGGCTTCACCCGACAGCTGGTGGATGCGTTGAGCGAGTCGCAACGCGGCGAGATCATCGGCCAGCTCTGGCAGGTGGCATTGTCCGATGGCAGCCTGGATCCGGAGGAAGAGCTGCTGGTCAGGCGGATTGCAGATCTTCTCTACGTGCGACATTCGGAATTCATACGCCAGAAACACCTGGCCGAGCAGTACCTCGAAAAATGA
- a CDS encoding HU family DNA-binding protein: MAAKKKAAAKKKTAKKTAAAQKPPTKSEIFSNIADETGLTKKEVASVFEALNGQIKKNVGRRGPGLFTVPGLMKIKVIKKPATKARKGINPFTGEETVFKAKPARKAVKVLPLKGLKDMV, translated from the coding sequence ATGGCTGCCAAGAAAAAAGCTGCTGCGAAGAAGAAGACTGCAAAGAAGACTGCTGCTGCACAGAAGCCGCCAACCAAGTCGGAAATCTTCAGCAACATCGCTGACGAAACCGGCCTGACCAAGAAAGAAGTTGCGTCGGTCTTCGAAGCACTGAACGGCCAGATCAAGAAGAACGTCGGTCGCCGTGGTCCGGGCCTGTTCACCGTGCCGGGCCTGATGAAGATCAAGGTCATCAAGAAGCCCGCCACCAAGGCGCGCAAGGGCATCAACCCGTTCACCGGTGAAGAGACCGTCTTCAAGGCGAAGCCGGCACGCAAGGCCGTCAAGGTCCTGCCGCTGAAGGGCCTGAAAGACATGGTCTGA
- a CDS encoding DUF4426 domain-containing protein — translation MSKFRSLVVFLAALLVPGVAVSGGTEDFGDYRVHYNAIATDRLAADVASAYGIVRSKSRAMLNISITKDVPGTTGISVPGKVKVVASNLTGQVKDLNLRKVEETGDYAAIYYIGEVSVSNGETLRFDITVTPEGSGESYSISFQQQFFTE, via the coding sequence ATGTCGAAATTCCGTTCGCTCGTCGTATTCCTGGCCGCCCTGCTCGTACCGGGCGTTGCCGTCTCGGGTGGCACCGAGGACTTCGGTGACTACCGCGTTCACTACAATGCCATTGCTACCGATCGCCTCGCGGCCGACGTGGCTTCCGCCTACGGCATCGTACGCAGCAAGAGCCGCGCCATGCTGAACATCTCGATCACCAAGGACGTCCCGGGCACCACCGGCATATCCGTTCCCGGCAAGGTCAAGGTGGTGGCAAGCAACCTGACTGGCCAGGTCAAGGACCTGAACCTCCGCAAGGTCGAGGAAACCGGGGATTACGCAGCCATTTACTACATTGGTGAAGTCAGCGTTTCCAATGGCGAGACCCTGCGTTTCGACATCACCGTCACGCCCGAGGGGTCCGGCGAGAGTTACAGCATCTCCTTCCAGCAGCAGTTCTTTACCGAGTGA
- a CDS encoding DUF167 domain-containing protein — MSEEAPWSLERDDLLLRLKVQPRAKETAWAGRFGDALKVRLAATPVDGKANAALLRWLAGEFGVPVGQVTLERGSNTRLKRVRIKSPARYPSCIEQT, encoded by the coding sequence TTGAGCGAGGAAGCACCCTGGTCCCTGGAGCGCGACGACCTGTTGCTGCGGCTCAAGGTCCAGCCCCGGGCAAAAGAAACCGCCTGGGCAGGCCGGTTCGGTGATGCGTTGAAGGTGCGCCTGGCTGCCACGCCCGTTGATGGCAAGGCCAATGCGGCACTGCTGCGCTGGCTGGCCGGCGAATTCGGCGTACCGGTCGGCCAGGTCACCCTGGAGCGCGGCAGCAACACCCGCCTGAAGCGAGTGCGCATAAAATCGCCAGCCCGCTACCCCAGTTGTATCGAACAGACTTGA
- a CDS encoding YggT family protein: protein MGSNLTGAIIFLVGTLLSLYTMVIMLRFVMQLRRVDFYNPLSQFTVKVTSPLLSPLRRIIPGFRGIDIASLVLAYVFCLLTIAIILLIAGAGIAPAMLFWFGLLKLLLVTLQLYFLTLILQVILSWVSSGGVHPLMGPLWSINEPLLRPFRKLIPPLGGFDLSPLFAFILLQFLSYLVPLPGILR from the coding sequence ATGGGCAGCAACCTCACGGGCGCAATCATCTTCCTGGTCGGGACATTGTTGAGTCTCTACACCATGGTGATCATGCTGCGCTTCGTCATGCAGTTGCGGCGCGTCGATTTCTACAATCCACTGTCGCAATTCACGGTCAAGGTCACGAGCCCGCTGCTGAGCCCCCTGCGGCGCATCATTCCGGGATTCCGCGGCATCGACATCGCCTCGCTGGTGCTGGCCTATGTCTTCTGCCTGCTGACCATCGCGATCATCCTGCTGATCGCCGGTGCCGGGATTGCCCCGGCCATGCTGTTCTGGTTCGGGCTCCTCAAACTGCTGCTCGTGACCCTGCAACTGTATTTCCTCACTCTGATCCTGCAGGTGATCCTGTCGTGGGTATCGAGTGGTGGCGTGCACCCCCTGATGGGCCCGCTGTGGAGCATCAACGAGCCCTTGCTGCGTCCGTTTCGCAAGTTGATTCCGCCACTGGGCGGCTTCGACCTTTCGCCACTGTTCGCGTTCATCCTCCTGCAGTTCCTGAGCTACCTGGTGCCCCTGCCCGGCATCCTGCGTTGA
- the proC gene encoding pyrroline-5-carboxylate reductase, with the protein MMQDTTIAFIGGGNMARSLIGGLIAGGCPPEQIWAADPQKDTLDSLEESFGIHVTPDNAAATAAADVIVLAVKPQIMGDVLFSIVDAVRSNKPMIISIAAGITEALINNGLGGGAAIVRTMPNTPALLRCGATALFANDAVSEAQREKAESILRSVGIVRWVEDEKQLDAITAVSGSGPAYFFLLIEQLQKAGEELGLPHETAHLMALQTAYGAARMALESTEDPGVLRERVTSPGGTTAAALNHLAEHDFADIFRNAVRAACERSAELSREIEASEKDA; encoded by the coding sequence ATGATGCAGGACACCACGATTGCATTCATCGGCGGCGGCAACATGGCCCGCAGCCTGATCGGCGGACTGATTGCCGGCGGCTGTCCGCCGGAGCAGATCTGGGCGGCCGACCCGCAAAAGGACACGCTCGACAGTCTCGAAGAAAGCTTCGGCATCCACGTGACACCGGACAATGCCGCAGCCACTGCGGCAGCCGATGTCATCGTGCTGGCCGTCAAGCCGCAGATCATGGGTGACGTGCTGTTCTCGATTGTCGATGCGGTACGCAGCAACAAGCCGATGATCATCTCGATCGCGGCCGGCATCACCGAAGCACTGATCAACAACGGCCTCGGTGGCGGTGCTGCCATCGTGCGAACCATGCCGAACACGCCGGCCTTGCTGCGCTGCGGCGCAACGGCGCTGTTTGCCAATGACGCGGTCAGCGAAGCCCAGCGGGAGAAGGCGGAATCCATTCTCCGCTCGGTCGGCATCGTACGCTGGGTCGAAGACGAAAAGCAGCTGGATGCCATCACCGCCGTTTCCGGCAGCGGGCCGGCCTATTTCTTCCTGCTGATCGAGCAACTCCAGAAGGCTGGCGAAGAACTCGGGCTGCCGCACGAAACCGCCCACCTCATGGCGTTGCAGACCGCCTATGGCGCAGCGCGCATGGCACTGGAATCCACCGAGGACCCCGGCGTGTTGCGCGAGCGCGTGACCTCTCCGGGGGGAACCACCGCTGCTGCCTTGAATCACCTTGCCGAACACGATTTTGCCGACATCTTCCGTAACGCGGTTCGAGCGGCCTGTGAACGCTCGGCTGAACTGTCCCGCGAAATCGAAGCCAGCGAGAAGGACGCATAA
- a CDS encoding YggS family pyridoxal phosphate-dependent enzyme has protein sequence MTDLAKRLQAVHEQIVAAARAADRDKDEIRLVAVSKTKPYSAIEEACALGQRDFGENYLQEAIDKIRQAREAGLDVRWHFIGAIQSNKTREIAEHFDWVQTIDRIKIARRLDEQRPAALAPLNVLIQVNVDAEPQKAGVMMDEITPLADFISGCRNLRLRGLMAIPAASEDKGRQRGSAEELDACMRQLNTDGYSMDTLSIGMTNDLDSAIAGGSTMLRIGTAIFGPRV, from the coding sequence ATGACAGACCTTGCCAAGCGCCTGCAAGCCGTACATGAGCAAATAGTAGCCGCTGCGCGGGCTGCCGACCGTGATAAGGACGAAATCCGGCTGGTGGCCGTCAGCAAGACCAAGCCGTATTCCGCCATCGAGGAGGCCTGTGCACTGGGACAGCGGGATTTCGGCGAAAACTACCTGCAGGAAGCCATCGACAAGATCCGCCAGGCCCGGGAAGCCGGACTGGACGTCCGCTGGCATTTCATCGGCGCCATCCAGTCCAACAAGACCCGCGAGATCGCCGAGCACTTCGATTGGGTGCAGACGATCGACCGGATCAAGATCGCGCGTCGTCTCGACGAGCAGCGTCCGGCGGCGCTGGCGCCGCTGAACGTCCTCATCCAGGTCAATGTCGATGCGGAACCCCAGAAAGCCGGCGTGATGATGGATGAAATCACACCGCTCGCCGACTTCATCTCGGGCTGCCGCAATCTTCGCCTGCGCGGCCTGATGGCCATACCGGCCGCATCGGAAGACAAGGGCCGGCAGCGCGGCAGCGCCGAGGAACTGGATGCCTGCATGCGGCAACTGAACACCGATGGCTATTCCATGGACACCCTGTCGATCGGCATGACCAACGACCTCGATTCGGCAATCGCCGGCGGCAGCACCATGCTGAGAATCGGCACGGCGATTTTCGGCCCAAGGGTCTGA
- a CDS encoding type IV pilus twitching motility protein PilT codes for MAVDIAQLLAFGVKNGASDLHLSAGVPPMIRVDGEIRKINMPMLEHSDVHDMVYDIMNDKQRKDYEEFLECDFSFEIPGLARFRVNAFNQNRGAGAVFRTIPSEILTLEQLNAPKIFEDIAKTPRGIVLVTGPTGSGKSTTLAAMINYINENDAGHILTIEDPIEFVHQTKKSLINQREVHRDTLGFNEALRSALREDPDVILVGEMRDLETIRLALSGAETGHLVFGTLHTSSAAKTIDRIVDVFPAAEKDMVRAMLSESLRAVISQTLLKKVGGGRVAAHEIMIGTPAIRNLIREAKIAQMYSAIQTGQAVGMQTLDQCLQDLLKKGMITKEDARSKAANKETFM; via the coding sequence ATGGCCGTCGATATCGCGCAACTGCTTGCCTTTGGCGTCAAGAATGGCGCTTCTGACCTCCACCTGTCCGCCGGCGTCCCACCGATGATTCGCGTGGACGGCGAGATACGCAAGATCAACATGCCGATGCTGGAGCATTCGGATGTCCATGACATGGTCTACGACATCATGAATGACAAGCAGCGCAAGGATTACGAGGAATTCCTGGAGTGTGACTTCTCCTTCGAAATCCCCGGGCTGGCGCGCTTCCGTGTCAATGCCTTCAACCAGAACCGCGGTGCCGGCGCCGTGTTCCGAACCATTCCCTCGGAAATCCTGACCCTCGAACAGCTGAACGCGCCGAAGATCTTCGAGGACATTGCCAAAACGCCGCGCGGCATCGTGCTGGTCACCGGGCCGACAGGTTCCGGCAAGTCCACCACGCTGGCGGCCATGATCAACTACATCAACGAAAACGATGCCGGTCACATCCTCACCATCGAGGATCCGATCGAATTCGTGCACCAGACCAAGAAGTCGCTGATCAACCAGCGCGAGGTGCATCGCGACACGCTCGGATTCAACGAAGCGCTGCGCTCGGCACTGCGTGAAGACCCCGACGTGATCCTGGTGGGCGAAATGCGTGACCTGGAAACGATTCGCCTGGCACTGTCCGGCGCGGAAACCGGTCACCTCGTGTTCGGCACCCTGCATACCAGCTCCGCCGCCAAGACCATCGACCGTATCGTCGACGTGTTCCCGGCAGCCGAGAAGGACATGGTGCGTGCCATGTTGTCCGAATCGTTGCGCGCGGTGATTTCGCAGACGCTTTTGAAGAAGGTCGGTGGCGGTCGTGTGGCCGCGCACGAGATCATGATCGGCACGCCGGCCATCCGGAACCTGATTCGCGAAGCCAAGATTGCGCAGATGTATTCCGCCATCCAGACCGGTCAGGCCGTGGGCATGCAGACGCTGGACCAGTGCCTGCAGGACCTGCTCAAGAAGGGCATGATCACCAAGGAAGATGCCCGTTCGAAGGCGGCCAACAAGGAAACCTTCATGTAA
- a CDS encoding PilT/PilU family type 4a pilus ATPase: protein MERDQAIKFMQDLLRAMKSKDGSDLFITAGFPPAMKIDGQMTPVTDKPLSADQAAILVRAIMNDRQTKEFDSTKECNFAISPQGIGRFRVNAFVQQGRAGCVLRTITTDIPDFDELKLPIVLKDVVLSKRGLVIVVGGTGSGKSTSLAAMLGVRNKETRGHIITIEDPVEYVHPHRGCLITQREVGVDTEDWHAALKNTLRQAPDVILIGEIRDRDTMEYAVQFAETGHLCLSTLHANSANQALDRIINLFPEERREQLLMDLSLNLKAIVSQRLIPHISGKGRSAALEIMLNSPLIADLIFKGEVAQIKEIMSKSNELGMQTFDQALFNLYEAGEISYEEAIRNADSQNELRLRIKLESKSTKQPGKDDESSLQLIEEDKGNRL from the coding sequence ATGGAACGCGATCAAGCCATCAAATTCATGCAGGACCTGCTGCGGGCGATGAAGTCCAAGGACGGATCCGACCTTTTCATCACGGCGGGCTTCCCGCCGGCCATGAAAATCGATGGCCAGATGACGCCCGTGACCGACAAGCCCTTGTCGGCGGACCAGGCTGCGATCCTGGTACGCGCGATCATGAATGATCGCCAGACCAAGGAGTTCGATTCGACCAAGGAATGCAACTTCGCCATCAGCCCGCAGGGTATCGGCCGCTTTCGCGTCAACGCGTTCGTGCAGCAGGGCCGCGCCGGTTGCGTGCTGCGTACCATCACCACCGACATTCCCGACTTCGACGAGCTCAAATTGCCGATTGTCCTGAAGGATGTGGTCCTGTCGAAGCGTGGCCTGGTCATTGTCGTGGGTGGCACCGGCTCCGGTAAATCGACGTCGCTGGCTGCCATGCTCGGCGTGCGCAACAAGGAAACCCGCGGCCATATCATCACCATCGAAGACCCGGTCGAGTATGTGCATCCGCATCGTGGCTGCCTGATCACCCAGCGCGAAGTCGGTGTGGATACGGAAGACTGGCATGCAGCGCTGAAGAACACGTTGCGCCAGGCGCCGGATGTCATCCTGATCGGCGAGATTCGCGATCGCGACACCATGGAATATGCCGTGCAGTTTGCGGAAACCGGCCACCTCTGCCTGTCGACCCTGCACGCCAACAGCGCCAACCAGGCGCTTGATCGCATCATCAACCTGTTCCCTGAAGAACGCCGCGAGCAGTTGTTGATGGACCTGTCGTTGAACCTGAAGGCCATCGTTTCCCAGCGTCTCATTCCGCATATCAGTGGCAAGGGACGTTCTGCAGCTCTCGAGATCATGCTGAATTCACCGCTGATTGCGGACCTGATCTTCAAAGGCGAGGTTGCGCAGATCAAGGAGATCATGTCCAAGTCCAACGAGCTGGGCATGCAGACCTTCGACCAGGCCCTGTTCAATCTTTACGAGGCTGGCGAGATCTCCTACGAAGAGGCGATTCGCAATGCAGACTCGCAGAACGAGCTGCGCCTCCGGATCAAGCTCGAAAGCAAGAGCACCAAGCAGCCGGGCAAGGATGACGAATCGTCCTTGCAGTTGATCGAGGAAGACAAGGGCAACCGGCTCTGA
- a CDS encoding PilT/PilU family type 4a pilus ATPase: MNISQLLKLMVEKNASDLYFTANAPVKIKIEGKAVSVGKTVLDADTVRKSAYGIMDDDQIQFFESNLEIDFAISEEGVGRFRVNVFQQRGQVAMVLRYIPSEVPTLASLKMPEVLKDLIMHKRGLLLMVGATGSGKSTTLSAMLNHRNENTSGHILTIEDPIEFTHPNKNCIVNQREVGQDTHSYHNALKSSLREAPDVILIGEIRDRETMEAALELSGTGHLAISTLHANNANQTMDRIVNMFPEQLHKQLFMDLSLNLRGIISQRLVSSKDGKRVAAVEIMLNTPHIADLILKGKIDEVKEAMQESPEKGMQTFDDSLYELYQSGKIELEEALRNADSRANLEAKINFG; the protein is encoded by the coding sequence ATGAACATTTCCCAACTACTCAAGCTGATGGTCGAGAAGAACGCTTCCGACCTGTACTTCACTGCCAATGCGCCGGTGAAGATCAAGATCGAGGGCAAGGCGGTATCGGTCGGCAAGACGGTGCTGGATGCGGACACCGTCCGGAAGTCGGCCTACGGCATCATGGATGACGATCAGATCCAGTTCTTCGAATCCAACCTGGAGATCGACTTCGCGATTTCCGAGGAAGGTGTCGGCCGCTTCCGCGTCAATGTCTTTCAGCAGCGCGGCCAGGTGGCCATGGTGCTGCGCTACATTCCGTCCGAGGTGCCGACGCTGGCGTCGCTGAAAATGCCCGAGGTGCTCAAGGACCTGATCATGCACAAGCGCGGCCTGTTGCTGATGGTGGGTGCAACCGGATCAGGCAAGTCGACCACGCTGTCGGCGATGCTCAATCACCGCAACGAGAACACCTCCGGGCACATCCTCACCATCGAGGACCCGATCGAATTCACCCATCCGAACAAGAACTGCATCGTCAACCAGCGCGAAGTCGGCCAGGACACCCATTCGTATCACAACGCCCTGAAAAGCTCGCTGCGCGAAGCACCTGACGTCATCCTGATCGGCGAGATCCGCGATCGCGAAACCATGGAAGCGGCGCTGGAACTGTCCGGCACCGGCCACCTCGCTATCTCGACCCTGCATGCGAACAATGCCAACCAGACCATGGATCGCATCGTGAACATGTTCCCGGAGCAGTTGCACAAGCAGTTGTTCATGGACCTGTCGCTGAACCTGCGCGGCATCATTTCGCAGCGCCTGGTGTCCTCCAAGGATGGCAAGCGCGTGGCTGCCGTCGAAATCATGCTGAACACGCCGCACATCGCTGACCTCATCCTCAAGGGCAAGATCGACGAGGTGAAGGAAGCCATGCAGGAGAGCCCCGAGAAGGGCATGCAGACATTCGATGACTCGCTTTATGAACTTTATCAGTCGGGCAAGATCGAACTGGAAGAAGCGCTGCGGAACGCCGACTCCAGAGCCAACCTGGAGGCCAAGATCAATTTCGGCTGA
- a CDS encoding dihydroorotate dehydrogenase electron transfer subunit: protein MDHSHRGTIFVEDAEVLEHRAFDGDQHVLRVRAPKCAARARPGSFVHLSCDPALPMRRPMSIMRVSPEDGWVEMLYKAIGEGTRLLAKRKVGDVLSMLGPIGVPFNLDPARPRPLLIGGGVGIPPMVFIADALRKDRATGWKPFVIMGSEVPFPFKVQPSKIMVPGLPDGVIGGMPLMDDWNIPSRLASLQGYAGCFDGYVTELAAHWLDSLDEEQKSEVAIYSCGPTPMLKAVAGLAADYGIPCEVSLEEHMACAVGGCAGCVVKVMTDDGPAMKRVCVDGPVFAAEKVFAR from the coding sequence ATGGATCATTCGCACCGCGGCACCATTTTTGTCGAGGATGCCGAAGTGCTCGAACACCGGGCGTTCGATGGGGACCAGCATGTGCTGCGCGTGCGTGCACCCAAGTGCGCCGCCCGGGCAAGGCCAGGCAGCTTCGTGCACCTGTCCTGCGACCCGGCCCTGCCCATGCGTCGACCGATGTCGATCATGCGCGTTTCACCGGAAGATGGCTGGGTGGAGATGCTCTACAAGGCCATCGGCGAAGGTACTCGCTTGCTGGCGAAGCGCAAGGTTGGCGACGTGCTCTCGATGCTCGGTCCGATCGGCGTGCCGTTCAACCTGGATCCGGCACGGCCCCGTCCGCTGCTGATTGGTGGTGGTGTCGGCATCCCGCCGATGGTGTTCATTGCCGACGCCCTTCGCAAGGACAGGGCCACTGGCTGGAAACCCTTCGTCATCATGGGCTCTGAAGTACCGTTCCCCTTCAAGGTCCAGCCATCGAAGATCATGGTTCCCGGCCTGCCGGACGGCGTGATCGGCGGCATGCCGCTGATGGATGACTGGAACATTCCGTCGCGACTGGCCAGCCTGCAAGGCTATGCCGGCTGCTTCGACGGCTATGTCACGGAGCTTGCCGCCCACTGGCTGGATTCGCTGGATGAAGAGCAGAAATCGGAAGTCGCCATTTACAGCTGCGGCCCCACACCCATGCTGAAAGCAGTCGCAGGACTGGCTGCCGATTACGGCATCCCCTGCGAAGTCTCGCTGGAAGAGCACATGGCTTGCGCCGTAGGAGGCTGTGCCGGCTGCGTGGTCAAGGTCATGACCGACGACGGGCCGGCAATGAAACGTGTCTGTGTCGACGGGCCGGTGTTTGCTGCCGAAAAGGTATTTGCCCGCTGA
- a CDS encoding aspartate carbamoyltransferase catalytic subunit, producing the protein MPQIDQNGRLAHLLTLDGLGAARISDLLERAAALQQGAAPAAHCRGRTVANLFFEPSTRTRASFDLAAQRLGCHVLNLDLDTSSTSKGETLLDTARTLAAMGADALVIRHKEAGVHAMLAEALPDTAILNAGEAHLNHPTQGLLDALTVRQRHADFSQLHMAIVGDLKHSRVARSAVHVFSQLGMGELRLVGPDALLPEADLPGERYTDMDAGIRDCDVVMMLRIQKERMTAGNIPDASEYVTRYGLDERRLQLARKDALVMHPGPMNRGVEISDAVADGRQAVIWKQVENGVAVRMAVIETLLAGRPA; encoded by the coding sequence ATGCCGCAGATTGACCAGAACGGAAGACTCGCACATTTGTTGACGCTTGACGGCCTCGGCGCCGCCCGGATCTCGGACTTGCTGGAGCGAGCGGCCGCTTTGCAGCAAGGTGCTGCACCGGCAGCGCATTGCCGTGGCCGCACCGTGGCCAACCTGTTCTTCGAACCCAGCACTCGCACGCGCGCCTCCTTCGACCTCGCTGCCCAGCGACTTGGCTGCCACGTACTGAACCTGGATCTCGACACTTCTTCCACCAGCAAGGGCGAGACCCTGCTCGACACGGCCAGGACACTCGCCGCCATGGGCGCCGATGCATTGGTCATTCGGCACAAGGAAGCCGGCGTGCATGCCATGCTGGCAGAGGCCCTGCCGGACACGGCGATTCTCAATGCGGGCGAGGCGCACCTGAATCACCCGACCCAGGGACTGCTGGATGCCCTGACGGTGCGGCAACGGCATGCCGATTTCAGCCAGTTGCACATGGCGATTGTCGGTGACCTGAAACACTCGCGCGTGGCGCGCTCGGCGGTGCACGTGTTTTCGCAACTGGGCATGGGCGAGCTGCGCCTGGTTGGACCGGATGCCCTGCTGCCGGAAGCCGACCTGCCAGGCGAACGCTACACCGACATGGACGCCGGCATTCGCGACTGCGATGTCGTGATGATGCTGCGCATCCAGAAAGAACGCATGACAGCCGGCAATATTCCGGATGCCTCGGAGTACGTCACCCGCTACGGTCTCGACGAGCGCCGCCTTCAGCTGGCGCGCAAGGACGCCCTGGTCATGCATCCCGGGCCGATGAATCGCGGCGTGGAAATCAGCGATGCGGTCGCAGATGGTCGACAGGCCGTCATTTGGAAGCAGGTCGAAAACGGTGTTGCCGTGCGCATGGCCGTCATCGAAACCCTGCTGGCCGGACGTCCGGCTTGA
- the ruvX gene encoding Holliday junction resolvase RuvX encodes MPDTPLDSRPILAFDHGLRRIGVAVGNALTATASPLTTLAARDGIPDWDAIGTMLAEWQPRALLVGLPYNLDGSRQDMTDRAEKFSRRLAGRFQMPVHLVDERLSSAEAEQRLKELRQAGSRKRVAKGDIDSAAACIILESWLAKEGQDTHAAD; translated from the coding sequence ATGCCTGACACCCCTCTCGACTCGCGACCGATTCTGGCCTTCGACCATGGCCTGCGGCGCATCGGTGTCGCCGTCGGAAATGCGCTCACGGCAACGGCATCTCCTCTCACGACGCTTGCCGCGCGGGATGGCATTCCCGACTGGGATGCCATTGGCACGATGCTGGCCGAGTGGCAGCCGCGCGCACTGCTGGTGGGTCTGCCGTATAATCTCGACGGCTCGCGGCAGGACATGACCGACCGCGCCGAAAAATTCAGTCGCCGACTGGCGGGGCGCTTTCAAATGCCGGTTCACCTGGTTGACGAGCGACTGAGCTCGGCCGAGGCCGAGCAACGCCTCAAGGAACTGCGCCAGGCAGGAAGCCGCAAGCGCGTAGCCAAGGGCGACATCGACAGTGCCGCCGCCTGCATCATCCTGGAGAGCTGGCTGGCAAAGGAAGGACAGGACACGCATGCCGCAGATTGA
- a CDS encoding YqgE/AlgH family protein, whose protein sequence is MESPHLDLTNHFLIAMPSMDDPNFSQSVTYICEHGAEGAMGIVINRPMEISLGDVLEQLDINHTGLPAEQQPVYAGGPVLEERGFILHRPRGEWESSLQVTPEISVTTSKDILAALGEGRGPADVIFALGYAGWSAGQLEQEMQDNAWLSAPASTDILFKTPPARRWLEAAKLIGIDPRLLSSNSGHA, encoded by the coding sequence ATGGAATCACCGCATCTCGACCTGACCAATCACTTCCTGATCGCCATGCCCAGCATGGATGACCCGAATTTTTCGCAATCCGTCACCTACATTTGCGAGCACGGCGCCGAGGGCGCCATGGGCATCGTGATCAATCGACCGATGGAAATCAGCCTGGGTGACGTGCTGGAGCAGCTCGACATCAATCACACCGGCCTGCCTGCGGAGCAGCAACCGGTCTATGCGGGTGGACCGGTGCTGGAAGAGCGCGGCTTCATCCTGCATCGACCACGCGGCGAATGGGAGTCGTCCTTGCAGGTGACACCGGAGATCTCGGTGACTACGTCCAAGGACATCCTGGCAGCACTCGGCGAAGGTCGCGGCCCGGCGGACGTGATTTTCGCACTGGGTTATGCGGGCTGGTCAGCAGGCCAGCTCGAGCAGGAAATGCAGGACAATGCCTGGCTGTCGGCGCCAGCGAGCACCGACATCCTGTTCAAGACCCCGCCAGCACGTCGCTGGCTGGAGGCAGCCAAGCTGATCGGCATCGACCCCCGCCTGCTGTCCAGCAACAGCGGCCATGCCTGA